Proteins encoded by one window of Aphidius gifuensis isolate YNYX2018 linkage group LG2, ASM1490517v1, whole genome shotgun sequence:
- the LOC122849641 gene encoding histone H2B, whose amino-acid sequence MPPKASGKAVKKAGKAQKNITKTDKSKRRKKRKESYAIYIYKVLKQVHPDTGVSSKAMSIMNSFVNDIFERIAAEASRLAHYNKRSTITSREIQTAVRLLLPGELAKHAVSEGTKAVTKYTSSK is encoded by the coding sequence ATGCCTCCAAAAGCAAGTGGTAAAGCTGTTAAAAAAGCCGGCAAGGCTCAAAAAAACATCACCAAGACTGACAAGTCCAAGAGAAGGAAGAAGAGGAAGGAATCATACGCAATCTACATCTACAAGGTATTGAAACAAGTTCATCCAGACACTGGTGTCTCATCCAAGGCCATGAGCATCATGAACAGTTTCGTCAACGATATCTTTGAGCGTATTGCAGCTGAAGCATCCCGATTGGCTCATTACAACAAGAGATCAACCATCACATCACGGGAAATCCAGACTGCTGTTCGTCTTCTTCTTCCTGGTGAACTTGCCAAGCATGCCGTCAGTGAAGGCACCAAGGCAGTCACCAAATACACCAGCTCCAAGTAA
- the LOC122849595 gene encoding histone H1-like, giving the protein MADKSASPVPEVVAPAKAEAVKKATTAKSAKAKAPKAPKALKAHPSTADMVKAAVKDLAERNGSSLQAIKKYMAANYKLDTEKHALFIKKYLKSAVTSGDLIQTKGKGASGSFKLAALKKAAKTESKPKIVKKPTSPKKVKAVKKPAAAKKAETAKAIAKKVTAPKKAVAAKKPVAEKKTKTAVAKVVKPKASKSPKAKKATKAPTAKPKSPKPKKAIAPKKTAKAAAAPKKVAAKK; this is encoded by the coding sequence aTGGCTGATAAGTCTGCATCACCAGTTCCAGAAGTTGTTGCTCCAGCAAAAGCTGAAGCAGTGAAAAAAGCAACTACTGCAAAAAGTGCAAAGGCCAAGGCACCAAAAGCACCAAAGGCACTCAAGGCTCATCCAAGTACTGCTGATATGGTCAAGGCTGCAGTCAAGGATCTTGCTGAACGTAATGGATCATCACTTcaagctattaaaaaatacatggcTGCTAATTATAAACTTGACACTGAGAAACATGCATTGTTCATCAAGAAATATCTCAAGTCTGCTGTAACATCTGGTGATCTCATTCAAACTAAAGGTAAAGGTGCATCTGGATCATTCAAACTTGCTGCATTGAAAAAAGCAGCAAAGACTGAATCAAAgccaaaaattgttaaaaaaccaACATCACCAAAAAAAGTTAAAGCTGTTAAAAAACCAGCAGCAGCTAAAAAAGCTGAAACAGCAAAAGCCATTGCCAAGAAAGTTACAGCACCAAAAAAAGCTGTTGCAGCAAAAAAACCAGTTGctgaaaagaaaacaaaaacagCTGTTGCAAAAGTTGTCAAACCAAAGGCATCAAAAAGTCCAAAAGCTAAAAAAGCAACTAAAGCACCAACTGCCAAGCCTAAATCACCAAAACCAAAAAAGGCTATTGCTCCAAAAAAAACAGCTAAAGCAGCAGCAGCACCAAAAAAAGTtgcagcaaaaaaataa